The Silene latifolia isolate original U9 population chromosome X, ASM4854445v1, whole genome shotgun sequence genome contains the following window.
CATAACAGTCAAGTACAGATTCCCCATTCCAATACTAGATGATATATTGGATGAGCTAAGTGGAGCCAGGATCTTTTCAAAAATAGATCTCAGGTAAGGATATCATCAGGTGAGGATCAGAGAAGGAGATGAATCGGAGACAGCTTTAAAAACTAAGCATGGCCTGTATGAATGGCTTCTCATGCCATTTGGTTTGTCTAATACACCTAGCACTTTCGTGAGGCTAATGACTGAAGTATTAAGGCCTTGTCTTGGGAAATTTGTTGTGGTATACTTTGATGTCATTCTTATTTACAGTAGCAATCCAGTTGAGCACTTATCACACCTGGAAGCAATTTTTAAAATTCTCAGAGATCAAAAGCTATATAGGAAGCTTGAGAAATGTACTTTTATGGTTGATGAAGTGGCATTTCTGGGATATATAATATCTGGAAGAGGAATATCAGTTGATCAGGAGAAGACCAAGGCAATGCAGACATGGCCAATCCCAAAAACAGTCACAGAAGTGAGGGGATTCCATGGTCTAGCATCGTTTTACATAAGATTCATCAAGAACTTCAGCCAAGTTATTGCACATATCACTGAGTGCAAGAGAAAGGGAGATTTCTATTGGACTGAAGCTGCTAACCAGTCCTTTGAGAAAATCAAGAAGCTAATGTGTGAAACTCCCATTCTTAAGTTGTCATACTTTGATCAACTGTTTGAAGTTCAATGTGATGCCagtggagttgggattggagCTATCCTAGTCTAGGGCCAGAGGCCAGTGGCTTATTTCAGTGAGAAATAAAATAGAGCCAAACTAAAATATTCCACCTATGATAAGGAATTTTATACAGTTGTGAGATCTGTAATGCATTAGAGTCATTATCTGAAACCCAAGCCATTTGTGCTTCACTCAGATCATGAGGCCTTGAGATTTATTAACAGCCAACATAAGTTGAGTCACTAGCATGCCAAATTGCAGTGTCAAACCCCAGGCCTGACACAAAGATTGAGACTTTAACTTAGCCTGACTGACCTGATGTTCTCAAGGTGCAATGGACTTTCAgaatttgattaaaataccaaATGGCCTGCTAAAATCATGAAATTTGGTGACAAGCTAGTTAAATGAATAAACTAATCTGACTAAAATTTCAAGGATTTTGAAGCAATCTAAGTAATTTTGATAAATTAATTAAGACTGCCTGACAGAAGAAAACCAGACAACCTGACACAAGACTGATATTTGAGACTCAACAAGGAAcaagggatataattatcaacttaaATCCCACAGAATACTCAAAGGGAAGCAAGCTAACAATTTGGACAACTTAAACTGGAATTTATCACAGCTAAGCACAGATAAAACCCAACTCAAGTTAACAGCAAGACCAAACAACCCACAGTCTGAGCACAGGATTGAATGAACCTCACTAACAGACTTTGTTCAACACCTAAAGTCTGAACACAAGATGTTAACATGCTTGACTCTTAACTACAGACTAAGCATAAGTTATAGAGATTTAaaattgagagaaaactcaggtttaatattcatcaaaagcTGCCTGAATGCAGTTGGAggagaggtccttatataggcctccaTCTTGAAAATCTGTTACAAATTTTAACCTAGAAATCTCATCCAAGGGCCAGGATTAGTTCATAGGATATAATTAAAGTACTGGAAATATTTTTCAATGATGACAAAATGATTTAAAGGAAACTGCAATAAAACAACAGAAAGTCTGCACTGAAAGTGACATGTTGCTTCCTAGGCTGCTATATTAATTTGGCTGGGAAGTATAAGGACGAATGGGAGTAGTAGAGGCCTTGACTTTGGCTCTTAGGTGATATCTAAAATATGGAGAGACAAGCGAAAGCATCCCAGCAACAACTCCTTCcttgtttagccagaaatggcaatatgctttatgctttatgtcccttTCAGCAGCTTGACTTTCAGTTTGATTTTCTCTTGATTGCAGTGTGAATTAAGCCTGGCTCCTTAAGACTTTTCTGAGCTTAGTTGATCAAGGtttcagctggccaaggtggcaGCTAGTTGTTGAGCTTGAACTGGTACCTGTGACCTCCCAAAGCAGGCCTGACAGGGGTTGCTAACAGGGTAGGGTGACTGGGATTGTTGCCTGCTGCCTGATCAGTGTTGCCCTGGTCCCTGGCTCCTACTGCAACCTCCCCTAGTTGAACAAGGCTTGTCTTCAAGCCTATAGTCTCCTCATCATCTAAATCATAGTAGGGACTAAGATCTCCCACATTGAAAGTACCATGTACTCCATAATCACCTGGTAAATCCACCTTGTAGGCATTTGATCTAATCTTTTCAACAATTTCAAAtgggccatcagctcttggcagtAACTTATTCTTTCTCCTAGCTGGGAACCTTTCTTTCCTCAGATGAATCCAGACCAGATCACCTGGCATGAACTCTTTCTTCCTTTGAGGGACCTTAGACTGCTTCTTCTACCTTTTATTAGCCTTCTTAATTTGTTTCCTGACTGATTCATGTAGTTTTAGCATCTGATCAGCTCTGGCCTTAGTATCAAAGTTCATCTCCTCTCTTGGAACACTAGATAAGTCTAAGGGCATGAGTGGATTAACCCCATAGAC
Protein-coding sequences here:
- the LOC141618096 gene encoding putative mitochondrial protein AtMg00860, with protein sequence MTEVLRPCLGKFVVVYFDVILIYSSNPVEHLSHLEAIFKILRDQKLYRKLEKCTFMVDEVAFLGYIISGRGISVDQEKTKAMQTWPIPKTVTEVRGFHGLASFYIRFIKNFSQVIAHITECKRKGDFYWTEAANQSFEKIKKLMCETPILKLSYFDQLFEVQCDASGVGIGAILV